The nucleotide window CAGCACCCCCTCGACGCTCTGCGAGACCAACGCCGAGTGGATCGTCGAGGACTTCGAGTCCAACGGCCAGCTCGTCCCCTTTGCCAACTTTGGCACCGTCACTTTCACCGACGCCTCTGCCTCGGGCTCCTCCGGCTCTGTCACGCCCTCGGGTGCGCAGATCTTCGACATCAGGGACTCCAGTGGTCAGGTTCTCACCAACtgcggcaccagcggcagcgatCTCTCCTGCTCTTACACTGGCAACTAGAGCTGTCCAGCGGACCACTGGTAGGACAACGTTTGATGCTACTAGGTAGTTAGTACTGATCTCGATTGAGACGACTATACAAAAGGGTGGCAGAACAATTCATTTGCTTGCACCTGCTCCACTGCTATTCTGGCCACGATTTGACTCGCTGAATTGCTTCCATTGTTACCATGAGATGCAGTCGTCATCTGTCATATATCATCTCTGTTTTTGCATCTTGTCGTTGCGACGTGCAGTCAAGGCAGTGCCTTGCCAGTGCCTATTGCATCCATCTATAGCAGCCTAAACTCAGAgcccacgcgccgccaccgcttcTGCTCACTGAAGAGAGGTAGAAACGTACTCCCGGACAACGCGTTGTGTCTACATTGCTGATCCATGGATATATTCTGTCATTATACGCTACGAACATAGCTGTAGTCTCCAATAATGTCCATCATTCCTCCTCAGCTCGCAGTGTCGGGTTTACCAATCATGACCCGTCTGGAGACAATAACACATCAAAGCAACATGACAGGACAACATTAGCTCTGCCCTTCCACTCCAACCTGCCATGGAAGCATGCAGCTTGCAATCTGTATTCAACAGACCGCTTGTTTGGCCTGCCATTGCTGCACCCCAGATAGTAGCATACCCATGGTCGCCGCAGTTCGTTTGACTCGGGAAAACCCACTTCAGTTGGAACATTCGAACGATTGTGAAATTTCGAAACCTCATGCTCACATTCTACCCGACGAGCATGCcagcggccgaggagcaaaACCTTTGTCGTATGGGAGCAAAACACAAAACACATTATCGTAAATCGTCTCGTGGCGTAAAGGTAGTGCGACGCAAAGAGCCAGGTGTGCCCATTATACGCGCCGTCTTGAACCATCGTGTCGGACATTTGTCATTGTCACGAGGCCTTGTATAATAAAACGTGGTCAACCCAGTATCGCGACTGGGTGGCGGAAGAGAAGGCATTCTAGGATCGGAACCGCGAGTTGGCGCGTTCTTGGATCCGCTTCTCTGTATCAACGTATAGCCGGTCCAGGTAATCCATGGCCGACGCGTCCTTGAGGATTTTGGCGACTTGAATGCCCGCCGAGATCAGCTGAAGGATGTTGCGGTCGTCCTTGAGCGGACGGCTCTGATGCTTGGCGGCATGTCGCATCTCGAGTGAGTTCTCCAGAATCGTGACAAACTGCTTGATTTGTCCATTGTAGAGCACGCGCGCCGGGATCCGCCTCTTGGTAGCCAGGCGCTTCAAGAGGTACACCCATTCCGTCCACTCACGATCCTGCGGCCTCTCCACCGGTCGCATGTCCTGGGTCAGGGGAATCGGAAACTGGTATTTGGCCACGAAATCGAAGGCGCACTGCGACAGACGATCGTTGACCTGATTGAGGACACTGTCCTGTTCCTGCACGTGGAGATTGGTTGGTAGATGGGGAAGCTCCCTCTCCTGCATTGCAATCACTTCCTGAGACGGCCGTTGCAGGAATTGGTGGGGGCCGTCAAACTCATCTCGGTTGGATGGTCTTCGTTGTGAGCTCCGCTTGCCCGTCCCCTTGGACTTACGGCCAGGGCTGCCAGCGTTGATTCCATTGTCGAGGGAGTAATCCGATAAGCTCGGCGAGGTAATGAAGTCCTCCAGTGATCCGGTTGGTGAGTAGCGGCCCGGTGCCTCCCACGAAGACGGCTTGGAACCGTGGTACGACGAATATGCTTGCCCGATAGTCCCGCTCACCGCAGAGGGCGCTCGACTGACGTATGCCATGGTTGTGGGAACAGATGTATCGGGGCGGGACAGC belongs to Purpureocillium takamizusanense chromosome 1, complete sequence and includes:
- a CDS encoding uncharacterized protein (EggNog:ENOG503NX5A), which produces MAYVSRAPSAVSGTIGQAYSSYHGSKPSSWEAPGRYSPTGSLEDFITSPSLSDYSLDNGINAGSPGRKSKGTGKRSSQRRPSNRDEFDGPHQFLQRPSQEVIAMQERELPHLPTNLHVQEQDSVLNQVNDRLSQCAFDFVAKYQFPIPLTQDMRPVERPQDREWTEWVYLLKRLATKRRIPARVLYNGQIKQFVTILENSLEMRHAAKHQSRPLKDDRNILQLISAGIQVAKILKDASAMDYLDRLYVDTEKRIQERANSRFRS